One window of the Marinilactibacillus sp. Marseille-P9653 genome contains the following:
- a CDS encoding septum site-determining protein MinC, with translation MQKIVTLKGTKEGFQLLVDQSAAFLTIVEETTKLINPLKKEATAAKPIELTIKTGNRLWNEKEKEEIRTLIEEKSYLKIKAIDSEVVKIERALEWHDEVSTKLEVSTVRSGQIIDVEGDLLLVGGVHPGGTVKASGSIYIIGDLRGIAHAGTKGKEQAVVIANFSYNAQVRIADHVHVVDTAEKETQDTAAKFEVVYLDDLHILRVSPLNELKKIRPELGNVTGGLING, from the coding sequence TTGCAGAAGATTGTAACACTTAAAGGAACTAAAGAAGGATTTCAATTACTCGTTGATCAGTCAGCAGCGTTTCTTACAATCGTTGAAGAAACGACGAAATTAATTAATCCATTAAAAAAAGAAGCGACAGCCGCGAAACCAATCGAATTGACAATCAAGACCGGAAATCGATTGTGGAACGAGAAAGAAAAAGAAGAAATCAGAACGTTGATTGAAGAAAAGTCCTATCTAAAAATCAAAGCGATTGATTCAGAGGTCGTTAAAATAGAAAGAGCTTTAGAGTGGCATGATGAAGTAAGCACGAAGCTTGAAGTCAGTACTGTTCGTAGCGGTCAAATCATCGATGTGGAAGGTGATTTACTTTTAGTTGGTGGTGTACATCCAGGCGGGACTGTGAAAGCGTCTGGTAGTATCTATATTATAGGAGACCTCAGGGGTATTGCTCATGCGGGTACGAAAGGTAAAGAACAAGCTGTTGTCATTGCTAATTTTTCTTACAACGCACAAGTTCGTATTGCTGACCATGTACATGTAGTCGATACTGCTGAAAAAGAAACACAGGATACTGCAGCAAAATTTGAAGTGGTTTATTTGGATGACTTACATATTTTGAGAGTGTCGCCACTCAATGAATTGAAAAAGATTAGACCAGAATTAGGAAATGTTACAGGAGGATTAATCAATGGGTAA
- the mreD gene encoding rod shape-determining protein MreD has protein sequence MSQWKKILYPLILLLVALLLDGVLTAQLKAVFTTDVGTIVPRLTVLVLLILSFYLSFKHIIWLSLIMGFLYDSYYTGYLGIYMATFTLIAYVILQLRSYFKPNLLIYVLLSVIVITLLEFFVFGVYRAINITQLSMQLFIVERLGISLLFNGIMMLIIGYPVDKIGQKVVQKEEIRFKR, from the coding sequence ATGAGTCAATGGAAAAAGATTCTTTACCCCTTAATACTCCTTTTAGTAGCCTTGCTACTTGATGGAGTACTGACGGCTCAATTAAAAGCAGTATTCACAACGGATGTCGGGACAATTGTTCCAAGACTCACAGTACTTGTATTACTGATCCTTTCTTTCTATCTGAGCTTTAAACATATTATATGGCTCTCTTTGATTATGGGATTTTTATATGATAGTTACTATACTGGGTATTTAGGTATCTATATGGCTACATTTACATTGATCGCCTATGTGATTCTCCAACTTAGAAGTTACTTCAAACCTAATTTACTGATTTATGTACTGTTAAGTGTCATCGTGATTACACTTTTAGAGTTTTTTGTATTTGGAGTCTACCGTGCCATCAATATTACGCAGCTATCTATGCAACTTTTCATTGTAGAACGTCTGGGGATAAGTTTACTCTTCAATGGAATTATGATGTTAATCATAGGATATCCTGTGGACAAAATAGGCCAGAAGGTTGTACAAAAAGAAGAGATAAGATTCAAAAGATAA